A stretch of Mycobacterium sp. ITM-2016-00316 DNA encodes these proteins:
- a CDS encoding redoxin NrdH, giving the protein MTVTVYTKPACVQCNATYKALDKEGIAYEKVDISLDTEARDYVMALGYLQAPVVVAGNDHWSGFRPDRIKALAGTTAAVTA; this is encoded by the coding sequence ATGACCGTCACCGTGTACACCAAGCCCGCCTGCGTGCAGTGCAACGCCACCTACAAGGCGCTGGACAAAGAGGGCATCGCCTACGAGAAGGTCGATATCAGCCTCGACACCGAAGCCCGCGACTACGTCATGGCGCTCGGCTACCTGCAGGCACCCGTCGTGGTCGCCGGCAACGATCACTGGTCGGGCTTCCGGCCGGACCGGATCAAGGCACTGGCCGGCACGACTGCCGCCGTCACTGCCTGA
- a CDS encoding SDR family oxidoreductase, protein MGQADSFAGKRVLLTGAASGIGRATALMLARHGAELYLTDRDVEGLATTVVDAQALGAQVPAHRALDICDFDAVSAFGADIHSAHGAMDIVMNIAGISAWGTVSTLTHQHWKSMVDVNLMGPIHIIETFVPPMVAAGRGGHLVNVSSAAGIVALPWHAAYSASKYGLRGLSEVLRFDLARHRIGVSVVVPGAVKTGLVQTVQIAGVDREDPRVAKWVERFAGHAISPEKAAEKILTGVRRNRFMVYTSPDIRALYAFKRAAWWPYSVAMRQVNVLFTRALRPKSR, encoded by the coding sequence ATGGGTCAGGCGGACAGCTTTGCGGGGAAACGAGTTCTGCTCACCGGCGCGGCCAGCGGTATCGGCCGCGCGACCGCATTGATGCTGGCCCGCCATGGGGCCGAGCTCTATCTCACCGACCGCGACGTCGAGGGCCTGGCCACCACGGTCGTCGATGCTCAGGCCCTCGGCGCGCAGGTGCCCGCACACCGGGCGCTGGACATCTGCGACTTCGACGCCGTCTCCGCGTTCGGTGCCGATATCCACTCCGCGCACGGTGCGATGGACATCGTGATGAACATCGCCGGGATCTCGGCCTGGGGCACCGTCTCGACGCTCACCCATCAACACTGGAAGTCGATGGTCGACGTCAACCTGATGGGGCCGATCCACATCATCGAGACGTTCGTGCCGCCGATGGTCGCCGCCGGGCGCGGTGGGCACCTGGTGAACGTGTCCTCGGCGGCCGGCATCGTCGCGCTGCCGTGGCACGCCGCCTACAGCGCCAGCAAGTACGGGCTGCGCGGCCTGAGCGAGGTGCTGCGCTTCGACCTGGCCCGACACCGGATCGGGGTGTCTGTGGTGGTGCCGGGAGCGGTGAAAACCGGCCTGGTGCAGACGGTTCAGATCGCCGGCGTGGACCGCGAGGATCCCCGGGTGGCCAAATGGGTGGAACGGTTCGCCGGGCACGCCATCTCCCCGGAGAAGGCCGCCGAGAAGATTCTCACCGGGGTACGGCGCAACCGGTTCATGGTCTACACCTCGCCCGATATCCGTGCGTTGTACGCCTTCAAGCGCGCCGCGTGGTGGCCCTACAGCGTGGCCATGCGTCAGGTGAACGTACTGTTCACCCGGGCGCTGCGTCCGAAATCCCGCTAG
- a CDS encoding TetR/AcrR family transcriptional regulator, protein MGAPDRLKALPLSTAAPAERGDAARNRALLLDAARRLIAERGADAVSMDDVAAAAGVGKGTLFRRFGSRSGLMIVLLDEDEVIEQQAFMFGPPPLGPGAPPLERLLAYGRSRLRFVHVHHALLSDAARDPHTRFNAPASLHHTHVRMLLENAGTTGDLDAQADALTALLDADRVAHELTDRGRTLDELGDAWETVARKLCGT, encoded by the coding sequence GTGGGCGCCCCCGACCGGCTGAAAGCACTGCCGTTGAGCACCGCCGCACCGGCGGAACGCGGCGATGCGGCGCGCAACCGTGCGCTGCTGCTCGACGCGGCCCGCAGGCTCATCGCCGAACGCGGCGCCGATGCGGTCTCCATGGACGACGTCGCCGCCGCGGCGGGCGTCGGCAAGGGCACACTGTTCCGGCGCTTCGGCAGCCGCTCGGGGTTGATGATCGTGCTCCTCGACGAGGACGAGGTGATCGAACAGCAGGCCTTCATGTTCGGCCCCCCACCACTGGGCCCCGGCGCACCGCCGCTGGAGCGTCTGCTGGCCTACGGCCGCAGCCGGCTGAGGTTCGTCCACGTCCACCACGCGCTGCTCTCCGATGCCGCCCGTGACCCACACACCCGGTTCAACGCCCCGGCGTCGCTACATCACACACATGTCCGGATGCTGCTCGAAAATGCCGGAACCACAGGCGATCTCGATGCACAGGCCGATGCGCTCACCGCGCTGCTCGACGCCGACCGGGTGGCCCACGAGCTGACCGACCGCGGCAGGACCCTCGACGAACTCGGCGACGCCTGGGAGACGGTGGCCCGCAAACTCTGCGGCACGTGA
- a CDS encoding DUF5997 family protein, translating to MSRPNAQSMKPATAAKKLDVYLPATPAEFQENAITRGELAALQEDPPQWLQDLRKNGPHPKNLVAAKLGVSIAGLARGGVTEALTTEQITALLEEKPDWLVAERESFQAVLTEERRVKAMLADKPRKS from the coding sequence ATGAGCAGGCCCAACGCGCAGTCCATGAAACCCGCCACGGCGGCGAAGAAGCTGGACGTGTACCTCCCCGCGACGCCTGCGGAGTTCCAGGAGAACGCGATCACCCGCGGTGAACTCGCAGCACTGCAGGAGGACCCGCCGCAGTGGCTTCAGGACCTGCGCAAGAACGGGCCGCACCCGAAGAACCTGGTGGCCGCCAAGCTGGGCGTGTCGATCGCCGGTCTGGCCCGCGGCGGGGTCACCGAGGCGCTGACCACCGAGCAGATCACCGCGCTGCTTGAGGAGAAGCCGGATTGGCTGGTCGCCGAACGCGAGAGCTTCCAGGCGGTGCTGACCGAGGAGCGCCGGGTGAAGGCGATGCTGGCGGACAAGCCGCGCAAGAGCTGA
- a CDS encoding NADPH-dependent FMN reductase, translating into MAHNQDSAETNVLVLVGSLRAASINKQLAELAVESAPEGVNLQVFDRLGELPHYNEDIDNEDVPEPVQALRAAGAAAGAALVVTPEYNGSIPGVLKNAIDWLSRPWGDGALKDKPVAVIGTALGGFGGVWAHDETRKSFGIAGPRVVEDLKLSIPSKTLGDKHPRETAEVAADVREVVGKLVAEIG; encoded by the coding sequence ATGGCCCACAACCAGGACAGCGCCGAAACGAACGTGCTGGTGCTCGTCGGGAGCCTGCGCGCGGCGTCGATCAACAAGCAACTGGCCGAACTCGCCGTCGAATCGGCTCCTGAGGGCGTCAACCTGCAGGTATTCGACCGGCTCGGCGAACTGCCGCATTACAACGAGGACATCGACAACGAGGACGTCCCCGAGCCCGTGCAGGCGCTTCGCGCTGCCGGCGCGGCGGCCGGTGCGGCGCTCGTGGTGACCCCGGAGTACAACGGCTCCATTCCCGGCGTGCTCAAGAACGCCATCGACTGGCTGTCGCGGCCGTGGGGTGACGGTGCGCTCAAGGACAAGCCGGTCGCCGTGATCGGGACGGCGCTGGGCGGATTCGGCGGTGTGTGGGCGCACGACGAGACCCGTAAATCCTTCGGCATCGCCGGCCCGCGGGTCGTCGAGGACCTGAAGCTGTCGATCCCGTCCAAGACGCTCGGGGACAAGCATCCGCGGGAGACCGCCGAGGTGGCGGCCGACGTGCGTGAGGTTGTCGGGAAGCTGGTCGCAGAGATCGGCTGA
- the nrdI gene encoding class Ib ribonucleoside-diphosphate reductase assembly flavoprotein NrdI: MSHLVYFSSVSENTHRFVQKLGFPADHVTRIPLHGRIEVDHPFVLVLPTYGGGKVSPDINSGGYVPKQVIAFLNNEHNRSLIRGVIAAGNNNFGEEFAYAGNVVSAKCGVPYLYRFELMGTPDDVESVRAGLEDFWKEQTCHQPSQLQSL; this comes from the coding sequence ATGAGTCATCTCGTGTACTTCTCCAGCGTCTCGGAGAACACCCACCGCTTCGTGCAGAAGCTGGGTTTCCCCGCCGACCACGTCACCCGGATCCCGCTGCACGGCCGTATCGAGGTCGACCACCCCTTCGTGCTGGTCCTGCCGACCTACGGCGGCGGCAAGGTCAGCCCCGACATCAACAGCGGGGGCTATGTCCCCAAGCAGGTCATCGCTTTTCTGAACAACGAGCACAACCGGTCGTTGATCCGCGGCGTCATCGCCGCGGGCAACAACAACTTCGGTGAGGAATTCGCCTACGCAGGCAATGTGGTGTCCGCCAAGTGCGGCGTGCCCTACCTCTACCGTTTCGAACTCATGGGAACCCCGGATGACGTGGAATCCGTCCGTGCGGGCTTGGAAGACTTTTGGAAGGAACAGACGTGCCACCAACCGTCACAGCTGCAGAGCCTGTAA
- the nrdE gene encoding class 1b ribonucleoside-diphosphate reductase subunit alpha: MPPTVTAAEPVTTGAHALPGETDYHALNAMLNLYDKDGNIQFDKDREAANQYFLQHVNQNTVFFHNQDEKLDYLVKENYYEREVLDQYSRNFVKSLVDRAFAKKFRFPTFLGAFKYYTSYTLKTFDGKRYLERFEDRVVMVALTLAAGDTELAEKLVDEIIDGRFQPATPTFLNSGKKQRGEPVSCFLLRIEDNMESIGRSINSALQLSKRGGGVALLLTNIREHGAPIKNIENQSSGVIPIMKLLEDSFSYANQLGARQGAGAVYLHAHHPDIYRFLDTKRENADEKIRIKTLSLGVVIPDITFELAKKNEDMYLFSPYDVERVYGVPFADISVTEKYYEMVDDARIRKTKIKAREFFQTLAELQFESGYPYIMYEDTVNRANPIAGKITHSNLCSEILQVSTPSEFNEDLSYAKVGKDISCNLGSLNIAKAMDSPDFAQTIEVSIRALTAVSDQTHIWSVPSIEQGNNSSHAIGLGQMNLHGYLARERIHYGSEEGVDFTNIYFYTVLYHALRASNLIAIERGTRFGGFDQSKYASGEFFDKYTDRVWEPATDKVRKLFADAEIHIPTQDDWKLLKDSVQKHGIYNQNLQAVPPTGSISYINHSTSSIHPVASKIEIRKEGKIGRVYYPAPYLTNDNLDYYQDAYEIGYEKIIDTYAAATQHVDQGLSLTLFFKDTADTREVNKAQIYAWRKGIKTLYYIRLRQMALEGTEVEGCVSCML, from the coding sequence GTGCCACCAACCGTCACAGCTGCAGAGCCTGTAACCACCGGGGCTCATGCGCTCCCGGGGGAGACGGACTACCACGCGCTCAACGCGATGCTCAACCTGTACGACAAAGACGGCAACATCCAGTTCGACAAGGACCGGGAAGCCGCCAACCAGTACTTCCTGCAGCACGTCAACCAGAACACCGTGTTCTTCCACAACCAGGACGAGAAACTCGACTACCTGGTCAAGGAGAACTACTACGAGCGCGAGGTGCTCGACCAGTACTCGCGGAACTTCGTGAAGTCATTGGTCGACCGTGCCTTCGCCAAGAAGTTCAGGTTCCCGACCTTCCTGGGCGCGTTCAAGTACTACACGTCCTACACGCTGAAGACCTTCGACGGGAAGCGCTACCTGGAGCGTTTCGAGGACCGCGTGGTCATGGTGGCGCTGACGCTGGCCGCCGGTGACACCGAGCTGGCCGAGAAGCTGGTCGACGAGATCATCGACGGACGGTTCCAGCCGGCCACCCCGACGTTCCTCAACTCGGGCAAGAAGCAGCGCGGTGAGCCTGTGTCCTGCTTCCTGCTGCGCATCGAGGACAACATGGAGTCCATCGGACGCTCCATCAACTCCGCCCTGCAGCTATCCAAGCGCGGCGGCGGAGTCGCCTTGCTGCTCACCAACATCCGTGAGCACGGCGCGCCGATCAAGAACATCGAGAACCAGTCCTCGGGTGTCATCCCGATCATGAAACTGCTGGAGGACTCGTTCTCCTACGCTAATCAGCTCGGCGCGCGCCAAGGCGCCGGCGCGGTGTACCTGCACGCCCATCACCCCGACATCTACCGGTTCCTCGACACCAAGCGCGAGAACGCCGACGAGAAGATCCGGATCAAGACGCTCTCGCTGGGCGTGGTGATCCCGGACATCACCTTCGAGCTGGCGAAGAAGAACGAGGACATGTACCTCTTCTCGCCGTATGACGTCGAGAGGGTTTACGGCGTCCCGTTCGCCGACATCTCGGTCACCGAGAAGTACTACGAGATGGTCGACGACGCCCGGATCCGCAAGACGAAGATCAAGGCGCGGGAGTTCTTCCAGACGCTGGCCGAGCTGCAGTTCGAGTCCGGCTACCCGTACATCATGTACGAGGACACGGTGAACCGGGCCAACCCGATCGCCGGCAAGATCACCCACAGCAACCTGTGCTCGGAGATCCTGCAGGTGTCCACGCCCTCGGAGTTCAACGAGGATCTGTCCTACGCCAAGGTGGGCAAGGACATCTCGTGCAACCTGGGCTCGCTGAACATCGCCAAGGCGATGGATTCGCCGGACTTCGCGCAGACCATCGAGGTGTCCATCCGGGCGCTCACCGCGGTGAGCGACCAGACCCACATCTGGTCGGTGCCGTCCATCGAGCAGGGCAACAACAGTTCGCACGCCATCGGGTTGGGGCAGATGAACCTGCACGGCTACCTGGCTCGGGAGCGGATCCACTACGGCTCCGAAGAGGGTGTGGACTTCACCAACATCTACTTCTACACGGTGCTCTACCACGCCCTGCGGGCGTCGAACCTCATTGCCATCGAACGGGGTACGCGCTTCGGCGGGTTCGACCAGTCGAAGTACGCCTCGGGCGAGTTCTTCGACAAGTACACCGACCGGGTGTGGGAGCCGGCCACCGACAAGGTGCGAAAGCTGTTCGCCGACGCGGAGATTCATATCCCCACCCAGGACGACTGGAAGCTGCTCAAGGATTCGGTGCAAAAGCACGGCATCTACAACCAGAACCTGCAGGCCGTGCCGCCGACCGGTTCGATCAGCTACATCAACCACTCGACCAGCTCGATCCACCCGGTGGCTTCCAAGATCGAGATCCGCAAGGAAGGCAAGATCGGTCGCGTCTACTACCCGGCGCCGTACCTGACCAACGACAACCTGGACTATTACCAGGATGCGTACGAGATCGGGTACGAGAAGATCATCGACACCTACGCCGCGGCCACCCAGCACGTGGACCAGGGCCTGTCGCTGACGCTGTTCTTCAAGGACACCGCCGATACCCGCGAGGTCAACAAGGCGCAGATCTACGCCTGGCGCAAGGGAATCAAGACGCTGTACTACATCCGGCTGCGCCAGATGGCCCTGGAGGGCACTGAGGTGGAGGGTTGCGTCAGCTGCATGTTGTAG
- a CDS encoding DNA polymerase IV — protein MSTWILHVDLDQFLASVELQRHPELVGLPVIVGGSGDPTEARKVVTCASYEARDFGVHAGMPLRVAARRCPDATFLPSDPQAYDRASERVMGLLRDLGHPLEVWGWDEAYLGADVADPVELADRIRTVIAAETGLSCSVGISDNKQRAKVATGFGKPAGIFILTADNWMTLMGDRPVDALWGVGPKTAKKLAAMDIRTVADLAATDATTLTEAFGPSTGLGILLLAKGGGDTEVSSQPWVPRSRSHVVTFPHDLTDRTEMDRAVTDLAAQTLTEIVAEGRTVTRVAVTVRTSTFFTRTKIRKLPAPGNDPATITAQALALLDDFALDRPVRLLGVRLELEMPC, from the coding sequence GTGAGCACGTGGATTCTGCATGTCGACCTGGACCAGTTCCTGGCCTCGGTCGAACTGCAGCGCCATCCCGAACTGGTCGGCCTGCCCGTCATCGTGGGCGGCAGCGGGGACCCCACCGAGGCGCGCAAGGTCGTCACCTGCGCGTCCTACGAGGCCCGCGACTTCGGTGTGCACGCCGGGATGCCGCTGCGCGTCGCGGCCCGCAGATGCCCGGATGCCACCTTTCTGCCATCGGACCCGCAGGCCTACGACCGGGCCTCCGAGCGGGTGATGGGGCTGTTGCGCGACCTGGGCCACCCATTGGAGGTATGGGGCTGGGACGAGGCCTATCTCGGTGCCGATGTCGCCGACCCCGTCGAGCTCGCGGACCGGATCCGCACCGTCATCGCCGCCGAGACCGGGCTGTCCTGCTCGGTCGGCATCAGTGACAACAAGCAGCGCGCCAAGGTGGCCACCGGGTTCGGCAAACCCGCCGGGATCTTCATCCTGACGGCGGACAACTGGATGACGCTCATGGGCGACCGCCCCGTCGACGCACTCTGGGGGGTGGGCCCCAAGACGGCCAAAAAGCTTGCCGCGATGGATATCCGTACGGTCGCCGACCTCGCCGCGACCGACGCCACCACCCTGACCGAGGCGTTCGGCCCCAGCACCGGGCTGGGGATTCTGTTGCTGGCCAAGGGCGGCGGCGATACCGAGGTCAGCTCGCAGCCCTGGGTGCCGCGCTCGCGCAGCCACGTCGTGACGTTCCCGCACGACCTGACCGATCGCACCGAGATGGACCGTGCGGTCACCGATCTCGCCGCCCAGACGCTCACCGAGATCGTCGCCGAAGGCCGTACCGTGACCCGGGTGGCGGTGACGGTGCGCACCAGTACGTTCTTCACCCGGACCAAGATCCGCAAGCTGCCCGCGCCCGGGAACGACCCGGCCACCATCACCGCCCAGGCGCTGGCTCTGCTCGACGATTTCGCACTCGACCGTCCCGTCCGGTTGTTGGGCGTCCGACTGGAATTGGAGATGCCGTGCTGA
- a CDS encoding TetR/AcrR family transcriptional regulator, which produces MSAIPDTESETRRSRGDRQRDAIVKAVRELLGTKPFADLSVSMISERAGVARSGFYFYFDSKYEVLAFIVKDALAELDVLTHNFAPRDPGESPAAFAKRMVGSAAAVFATNDPIMAACTAAQATDKQIAAIMNDFEDLVIAKIVGVVEDEVRKGTRPISDDIPALVRMLTATTAMTLSHDAAFVGRGTDPERAIDVLERLWLSALWGTAASWED; this is translated from the coding sequence ATGAGCGCCATCCCCGATACGGAATCCGAGACGCGGCGCAGTCGCGGGGACCGCCAACGCGATGCGATCGTCAAGGCGGTGCGTGAGCTGCTGGGCACCAAACCCTTCGCCGACCTGTCGGTGAGCATGATCAGCGAACGCGCCGGAGTGGCCCGGTCGGGCTTCTACTTCTACTTCGACTCCAAATACGAAGTACTGGCCTTCATCGTCAAGGACGCGCTGGCCGAACTGGATGTGCTGACCCACAACTTCGCCCCGCGCGACCCCGGGGAGTCGCCCGCCGCGTTCGCCAAGCGGATGGTCGGCAGTGCGGCCGCCGTTTTCGCCACCAACGACCCGATCATGGCGGCCTGCACCGCCGCGCAGGCCACCGACAAGCAGATCGCGGCCATCATGAACGACTTCGAGGACCTGGTGATCGCCAAGATCGTCGGCGTCGTCGAGGACGAGGTGCGCAAGGGCACCCGACCCATCTCCGATGACATCCCGGCCCTGGTCCGCATGCTGACCGCGACCACCGCGATGACGCTGTCCCACGACGCGGCGTTCGTCGGGCGCGGTACCGACCCGGAACGTGCGATCGATGTGTTGGAACGGCTGTGGCTGAGCGCCCTGTGGGGAACCGCGGCGTCCTGGGAGGACTGA
- a CDS encoding AAA family ATPase has protein sequence MLSTVAIRGYRSLREIVLPLGGLTVVTGANGTGKSSVYRALRLLADCGSGAVIGSLAREGGLESVLWAGPEQTSGARRTGKTQGTTRTRPVSLELGFASDDFGYLIDLGMPQYAGPGSFFARDPEIKREALFAGPVLRPAATLVQRTRDYAEVSAETGRGFDRLAQSLPSYRSVLAEFADPGTHPELAAVRERLRGWRFYDGFRVDAAAPARRPQVGTRTPVLSDDGADLAAAVQTIIEVGFDDLPRAVADAFDGARLSVAVRDGIFELQLHQTGMLRPLRAAELSDGTLRFLLWGAALLSPRPPSLMVLNEPETSLHPDLVAPLAGMIRSAAASTQVVVVTHSAGLVELLAPESTVELIKEWGETRIEGQTMLSAPSWDWGKR, from the coding sequence GTGCTGAGCACCGTCGCGATCCGTGGCTATCGTTCGCTGCGCGAGATCGTGCTGCCGTTGGGTGGTCTGACGGTCGTCACCGGCGCAAACGGCACAGGTAAGTCCTCGGTGTACCGGGCGCTGCGACTGCTGGCAGACTGCGGCAGCGGCGCGGTCATCGGCTCGCTGGCCCGCGAAGGCGGCCTGGAATCGGTGCTGTGGGCCGGCCCCGAGCAGACATCGGGCGCCCGGCGCACCGGCAAGACCCAGGGCACCACCCGTACCCGCCCGGTGTCTCTCGAACTCGGTTTTGCCTCAGATGATTTCGGCTATCTGATCGACCTCGGGATGCCCCAGTACGCGGGCCCGGGCTCGTTCTTCGCCCGCGATCCCGAGATCAAACGCGAGGCGCTCTTCGCCGGCCCGGTGTTGCGACCCGCCGCCACGCTGGTGCAACGCACCCGCGATTACGCCGAGGTCAGCGCCGAAACCGGCCGCGGTTTCGACCGGCTGGCCCAGTCGCTGCCCAGCTACCGCAGCGTGCTGGCCGAGTTCGCCGACCCGGGTACCCACCCCGAGCTCGCAGCGGTGCGGGAGCGGTTGCGCGGCTGGCGGTTCTACGACGGGTTCCGGGTCGACGCGGCCGCCCCGGCGCGTCGCCCTCAGGTCGGCACCCGCACCCCGGTGCTCTCCGATGACGGTGCGGACCTGGCCGCCGCGGTACAGACCATCATCGAGGTCGGTTTCGACGACCTGCCCCGAGCGGTGGCCGATGCATTCGACGGTGCGCGGCTCTCGGTCGCGGTACGCGACGGGATCTTCGAGCTGCAGCTCCATCAGACCGGGATGCTGCGACCCTTGCGGGCCGCCGAATTATCGGACGGCACACTGCGTTTCCTGCTGTGGGGTGCCGCACTGCTGAGCCCGCGGCCACCGTCGCTGATGGTGCTCAACGAGCCCGAGACCTCACTGCACCCCGATCTGGTGGCCCCACTGGCCGGGATGATCCGGTCTGCCGCAGCGAGCACCCAGGTGGTGGTGGTGACGCACTCGGCGGGTCTGGTCGAGCTGCTGGCGCCCGAGTCGACGGTGGAGCTGATCAAGGAGTGGGGCGAGACCCGGATCGAGGGCCAGACCATGCTGTCCGCACCGTCTTGGGACTGGGGTAAGCGCTGA